The Cinclus cinclus chromosome 3, bCinCin1.1, whole genome shotgun sequence genome has a window encoding:
- the INSM1 gene encoding LOW QUALITY PROTEIN: insulinoma-associated protein 1 (The sequence of the model RefSeq protein was modified relative to this genomic sequence to represent the inferred CDS: inserted 1 base in 1 codon), whose product MAPARLKAAAAAPRAERGASAAXRRRPGAGAKMPRGFLVKRSRRPTPVSYRPRCCREAAAGPPLPAGAAPPPTCPAAPPPPPRDSPPPVPFGTPDAAVQALYSPTRPVSRDKYLERGFSLGSPVSAESFPAPAVPGTMDPILFAPADLKLWAAAGHAEPPAAHPGPGGAPVPPAPPASGRPLPAKRPPGASEPGRQKASSGKKTKAIRKLTFEDEVTTSPVLGLRIKEGPVEAPAKARSGCARPLGEFICQLCKEEYGDPFALAQHRCSRIVRVEYRCPECDKVFSCPANLASHRRWHKPRPPATKSGPEAGRAPAAGPSPAPTEETPKEASGGSGSDRDTPSPGGASEAGSEEGLFECPRCAKRFRRQAYLRKHLLGHAAPAPTPAPAPAPAPEPSTEELPAAECRLCPVCGETFPSKSSQERHLRLLHAAQVFPCKYCPATFYSSPGLTRHINKCHPSENRQVILLQVPLRPAC is encoded by the exons ATGGCCCCGGCCCGCTTaaaggcggcggcggccgcgccgcgGGCAGAGCGAGGAGCCTctgccg gccgccgccggccCGGAGCCGGCGCGAAGATGCCCCGGGGCTTCCTGGTGAAGCGCAGCCGGCGGCCCACCCCTGTGTCGTACCGGCCGCGCTGCTGCCGCGAGGCCGCCGCCGgcccgccgctccccgccggcGCCGCCCCGCCGCCTACCtgccccgccgcgccgccgcccccgccgcgggACTCGCCGCCGCCGGTGCCGTTCGGGACCCCCGATGCCGCCGTGCAGGCGCTGTACAGCCCCACGCGGCCCGTCAGCAGGGACAAGTACCTGGAGCGCGGCTTCAGCCTGGGCTCTCCCGTCTCGGCCGAGTCCTTCCCCGCACCGGCCGTGCCCGGCACCATGGACCCGATCCTCTTCGCCCCGGCTGACCTCAAGCTATGGGCCGCTGCTGGCCACGCCGAACCGCCCGCCGCCCACCCCGGCCCCGGTGGAGCCCCCGTGCCTCCCGCGCCGCCCGCTTCGggccgcccgctgcccgccaAGCGCCCGCCGGGCGCGTCCGAACCCGGGCGGCAGAAGGCTTCGTCGGGCAAGAAGACGAAGGCGATCCGCAAGCTGACCTTCGAGGACGAAGTGACCACCTCGCCCGTGCTGGGGCTGCGCATCAAGGAGGGCCCGGTAGAGGCGCCGGCCAAGGCGCGGAGCGGCTGCGCCCGTCCGCTCGGCGAGTtcatctgccagctctgcaAGGAGGAGTACGGGGACCCCTTCGCGCTGGCTCAGCACCGCTGCTCCCGCATCGTCCGGGTGGAGTACCGCTGCCCCGAGTGCGACAAGGTCTTCTCCTGCCCCGCCAACCTCGCCTCCCACCGCCGCTGGCACAAACCGCGTCCGCCCGCCACCAAGAGCGGCCCCGAGGCGGGCCGAGCACCGGCCGCGggcccgagcccggccccgacgGAGGAGACGCCGAAGGAGGCgagcggcggcagcggcagcgaCCGGGACACGCCGAGCCCTGGCGGAGCCTCGGAGGCGGGCTCCGAGGAGGGGCTCTTCGAGTGTCCCCGCTGCGCCAAGCGGTTCCGCCGGCAAGCCTACCTGCGCAAGCACCTGCTGGGGCATGCCGCACCCGCACCCACGCCAGCCCCGGCACCCGCACCGGCCCCGGAGCCCAGCACCGAGGAGCTGCCTGCCGCCGAGTGCCGCCTCTGCCCCGTCTGCGGGGAGACCTTCCCCagcaagagcagccaggagcgGCACCTGCGCCTTCTGCACGCCGCCCAGGTCTTCCCCTGCAAGTACTGCCCGGCCACCTTCTACAGCTCTCCCGGCCTCACCCGGCACATCAACAAGTGCCACCCCTCGGAGAACCGGCAGGTCATCCTGCTCCAGGTGCCGCTGCGCCCCGCCTGCTGA